The Mariluticola halotolerans nucleotide sequence CTTCTTATCCGGAAACAGGTCGCACAGTGTCCGGTGAAATCACCGAAGCTGTGGCCAAGATCGGTGAAAACCTCAACCTGCGCCGTTCGGCAATGGTTTCGGTTTCCGACGGCGTTATCGGCAATTACGTGCATGGTTCGGTTGCACCGGGTCTGGGTTCGATCGGTATTCTGGTTGGCCTCGAATCCACTGGCGACAAGGCCGTGCTCGAGGCGCTGGGCAAGCAGCTGGCAATGCATGTTGCCGCCGCAAGCCCGACCCCGCTTGCCATTCTTCCTGAAGAACTGGATGCCGCTCTGGTTGAGCGCGAGCGTGCCTTGTTCAAGGAGCAGGCTATCGCTTCGGGTAAGCCTGCCGAGATCGCTGAAAAGATGGTCGAGGGGCGGATGCGCAAGTTCTATGAGGAAGTCTGCCTGTTGTCGCAGACCTTCGTCATTGACGGCGAAACCAAGGTTGCCGATGCCATTGCTGCTGCTGAAAAAGACGCAGGCGCACCGATCAAGCTTTCTGCCTTTGTCCGTTTCGCCATCGGCGACGGCATTGAAAAGGAAGAGGGTGATTTCGCTGCTGAGGTTGCAGCAACTGCGGGCACTCGATAACGTGCCGCCGGGCGCCGGAAGAATCGACGCTTGCAAGCAGATTCAAAAGGGTGCCGGATGGTTAAGTCCGATTATAAACGGATACTTTTAAAGGTCTCCGGCGAGGCTCTCGCCGGAGATCAGTCTTATGGAATATCGTCGGGTTTTCTCGACAAGGTTGCCAAGCAGATCGTCGATCTGGCCAATCGTGGCGTTGAAATCGGCATTGTCATCGGTGGTGGCAACATTTTTCGGGGCATGGCTGTCGCCGCAAAGGGCGGAGACCGGGTGATCGGCGACCATATGGGCATGCTGGGCACCGTGATTAACGCACTCGCCCTTGGCGATGCGATCCGCCGGAATGGTGGTAGAAGCCATGTGTTTTCGAGCGTTTCCATGCCCTCCATTGCGGATACATTTACCCAGCGTGGCGCGATTGCGGCTATTGAAGGTGGTTCGGTGGTCATTTGCGCCGGTGGTACGGGCAATCCCTTTTTCACCACAGATACGGCGGCGGCGCTCAAGGCGATTGAACTGCGTTGCGATGTGCTGTTGAAAGGCACCAAGGTCGACGGCGTTTATTCCGATGACCCGGCGACAAATCCAGACGCACAGCGTTTTGAGCAGATCAGCCACGATGATGTGATCAGTCGCAACCTGCGTGTGATGGATACGGCGGCATTTGCGCTTGCCCGCGACAATGCTCTGCCGATAATTGTCTATGCGCTTGACGTTAAAGAAGGTCTGGTCGGCGTGCTTGAGGGCGAAGGTAAAAGTACCCGCATCGGCTGAACGACTAACCTGAATGTAAAGAGGATTGAACAATGGCTGAAGAATTTTCGATCGACGCGCTGAAGTCCCGGATGAAAAAGTCGATTGCTGCGCTCAAGGACGAGTTCGGCGGTTTGCGCACAGGCCGTGCAAGTGCCAGTCTTCTCGAACCGGTCATGGTTGATGCCTATGGTACCAAGATGCCGCTCAATCAGGTCGCAACCGTTTCCGTGCCGGAATCGCGCATGTTGAGCGTACAGGTCTGGGATAATTCGATGTCAGGCGCTGTCGAAAAGGCTATCCGCGAAAGCGGGCTTGGCTTGAATCCGGCTAGTGAAGGCGCTGTAATCCGGGTGCCGATTCCCGAACTCAACGAAGAACGGCGCCGCGAACTGACCAAAGTCGCCAATAATTATGCCGAGCAGGCCCGTGTTGCTGTGCGGCACATTCGCCGCGACGGGATGGATCAGCTCAAAAAGCTGGAAAAAGACGGTGACATCGGTCAGGACGAGGGGCGCACCCTTTCGGATCAGGTGCAAAAGGTCACGGATGAAGCTGTTTCCGAGATTGATGGTCTGCTGAGCACCAAAGAGCAGGAAATCATGCAGGTCTAGTTCCCACCGGAACCATTGGAGGGGCGGTTATGCCCAGGGACAGTGTTACAGGCAGTTTGGCGCAGGAGGCTCCGGCCTTGAGAATTCCGCGTCATTTGGCCGTGACGATGGACGGGAATGGCCGCTGGGCGATTGCGCGGGGCAAGCCGCGGACGGAAGGCCATCGTGCGGGTACGGATTCCTTGCGGCGGCTTGTGGAATACGCGATCCGCTATGGCGTCAGTTACCTGACGGTTTTCAGTTTCAGTTCCGAGAACTGGTCGCGGCCGCGCGACGAGGTGAACTTCATTTTTGGCCTCCTCCGCCGTTTTGTCTCGTCCGATCTCGACAAGCTGGTGCGCAACAATGTGCGCATCCGGGTGGTTGGGGAGCGGGCAGGGCTTGATACGCAGATTTTGCAGCTTATCAACAAGGCAGAGAATGACACGGCCAGCAATGATGGGCTGACGCTTGTCGTGGCGTTCAACTATGGCGGTAAAGCCGAGATCGTCAATGCGGTGCGCGGCCTTGCACGCCAGGTGCAGGCCGGCACACTCGATCCCGACGAGATTTCCGAGGACATGATTTCCGGGGCGCTCTACGCTGCAGATATTCCCGCGCCCGATGTTGTGTTGCGGACCAGTGGCGAGCAGCGCTTTTCCAATTTCCTGCTTTGGCAATCAGCCTATTCCGAGCTTGTTTTTATTGAAGAAAACTGGCCTGATTTTGATGAGGCCTGCTTTGTCCGGGTGCTCGAGGATTTCGGTCGCCGTGAGCGCCGTTTTGGAGGCGTCGGGGCAGGGTAATGGGCAATTCTGAAAACGATTCTTCTGGTAGACGCAGATGGGCTGATTTGGGCCCACGCTTTTTGTCGGCTCTTGTGCTTGTCCCGGTAACGGCTCTGGTGCTCTATCTGGGCGGCGTCTGGTTTGCCGCTCTGGTCGGCGGCGTGTTTGCTGGTGCCTATCGCGAGTGGGAAATCATGGTCACCAGCCGGCGGCCTGATTTAGTCGGCATGGTCCTTATCGGGCTGTTGGCATTGTCTGCCCTGCTTTTCCCGTTGTTCGGCATTTTCGCCAGCATTCTCGTTCTGGCGGTTGCCGTGGCGCTTGCGCTTGTCGCGCCCAGCCCGGCGCGGTGCTGGCGTGCGGGCGGCGTGGCCTATCTCGGCATCGTGATTTTTACCATTCTGTCGATAAGAGGCACCGGGCATATCGGTATTTCAGCCGGTGTGTTTCTTGCAGCTTCCGTATGGCTGACGGATTCCGCGGCATTTTTTACCGGGCGTCATCTGGGGGGCGTGAAGCTTTCGCCGGATATTTCACCCTCAAAAACCTGGTCCGGTGCCCTTGGCGGTCTGGCGATCGGCACGCTGGGCGGCACGCTGGTCTGGCTGGTTGTCACGCCATCCCCCTGGTGGATTGGCACCGGATTTGCCGCTTTGCTGAGTATTTCAGGACAGTTGGGTGATCTTGCTGAAAGTGCGATCAAGCGTCGGTTCCGTGTCAAGGACAGTAGTGACCTGATCCCCGGACATGGCGGACTGCTCGATCGGCTCGACAGCCTTACACTTGCCACGGTCGTGGTCTTTGTGATCGGTGGCTTGCATGCAGGCCGGGATGCCGTCGCCAGCGGCTTCCTGTTCTGGTAGGCCTGTCTGAGTTTTTGACAGCTTTTTAACCCCTTGCAATCATGGCTGACAGATCGTTCTGCTCCAGCCTTGGAAAGTGACCCATGGATTTCGCTTATTGGCTTTTGTCCTACCTTCTGCCCTTTCTGGCGGTTTTGACCGTCATCGTTTTCGTGCATGAAATGGGGCATTACCTGGTGGCGCGCTGGAATGGTGTGGCCATTGAGACGTTTTCCATCGGCTTCGGCCGCGAATTGCTGGGCTGGACCGACCGGGCCGGCACGCGCTGGCGCATCGCCATGGTGCCGCTTGGCGGCTATGTGCGTTTTGTGGGGGACATGAACGCGGCCAGCGTGCCGGACGGTGAGGCGTCAAAGGGCCTGCCTGATGCGGAAGCGGCGCGGCTGTTTCACAACAAGTCTGTCTGGCAGCGGATTGCCGTTGTTGTCGCAGGGCCCTTTGCCAATTTCATTTTCACGTTTCTGGTGCTTTACGTGCTTTTGCTCGGCTATGGCCGCTATACCTTGCCCGCAACCATCGACGATGTAATTCAAGGCGATGTTGCGGCGACGGCGGGGTTGCTGCCCGGCGATGAAGTCGTCGAGGTTGATGGCTATCGTGTGCGCGGCTTTTCAGACTTTCAGCGCTTGATCGCCACAAGCCCGGATCGCCCGGTTACTGTGGTTGTCGACCGGCTCGGCCAGAATCTGACTTTCGTGATGACGCCGCAATCCACCGAGATTGAAGACCGGTTTGGCAACCAGCAGCGCATTGGCCGCATTGGCGTCAGCCGTCAGACTGAGGCTGATGATTTCACGCTTTATCGGCCCGGACCGGTAGAAGCTGTGGGGCTGACCCTTGAAGAGATCCGTTTCATCATTGACCGCACCGCCGCTTTCCTGGGCGATTTCTTCGTCGGGCGCGGTGATCTGGATCAGCTTGGCGGGCCGGTAAAGGTGGCGCAGGTTTCCGGCGAGGTGGCAACGCTGGGCGTTGTGGCCCTTATCAACCTGATGGCGCTGCTGTCGCTGAATATCGGCATTTTCAACCTGTTTCCGATCCCGATGCTCGATGGCGGGCATTTGCTGTTTTATATTATCGAGGCGGTGCGCGGACGCCCGCTGAGCATGCGCGTGCAGGAAATCGGTTTTCGTTTCGGATTGGCTATCGTATTGTCGCTAACGGTTTTTACACTAGTTAATGACTTGTTCTGAGTCGTGTTCACGAAGCGGGTCTGTGTGTTGCGGTAATGCAAGATTTCCAAGTTTTTGGTAACTGATTGCCGGGTTAACCCTTGCTCTGGGTTAAAAAAACAGTACAAGCTTTCAATGGAGTTAGCTTGAAGAGTGCTGCGCGCAGCGATTCTTCATGGGGTCTATAAGGGCAAGATATAATTATGATGCATCACTCAACCTTGCTTCGCAGCCTTTTTGTGGCATTTGCGTTTCTGGTTCTCGCGCCGTTGGCTGGGGCTGGGGGGCTGGTCTTCGGGGTCGAGGCCGCGCAGGCGCAGACTGTCAGCCGCATATCGGTTGAGGGCAATTCGCTCGTTGATGATGCAACAGTTGTTTCTTACCTGACCGTACGTGTCGGTGACCGTGCGCCGTCGAGCGAGATCAACGCGTCGACCAATTCACTGCTGGCGAGCGGGCTGTTTGATACAGTCAATGTGCGCCTTTCGGGTGGTGTGTTGCGCGTTAGCGTTTCCGAGAACCCGGTTGTGGCTTCCGTGCTTTTCGAAGGCAATCAGCGCTTTTCCGATAAAGAGCTGCTGAGCATGGTCGATACGGCCAGCCGTGGTGTGTTTACACGCGAAGGTCTCTCGACTGACGAGCAGAGCATCCGTATTGCCTATGATCAGGCCGGTTATACCAATGTAACAGTTGCTGCCCGCACCGAAGTGCTGGCCAACCAGCGCGTCCGCGTTGTGTTTGTGGTCAATGAAGGCGAGCGCGCCGGCATCACCGCGATCAACTTCACCGGCAACAATACCTATGACAGCAATCAGCTGAAGACCGTGATTTCCACCAAGGAGTCGCATTGGTTGAGCTGGTTGTTGCGCGACGATACTTACGAAGAAGACAAGCTTGCCTATGACAGCGAGTTGATCCGCCGGTTCTATGCGGATCGCGGCTATCCCGATGCGCAGGTTCTCTCGGCTGTCGCTGATTTTGACACAAGCAAGAACGCTTACTTCGTCAACTTCACGGTTTCCGAAGGCGAGTATTACTCGTTCGGCAATATCGCCATCGAAACCAGCATTTCAGGTCTTGATACCGGGCCACTGCAATCCGTGGTGCGTACGCGTGAAGGCAGCCGCTATTCAGCTTCCAGGTTGCAGCAGTCTGCCAATGAAATGGCGATCCGTGCGACCGAGCAGGGTTATGCATTCGCTGACGTGCGGCCACGTGTCGAGCGTGACGTTGCCAGCCATACCTTCAATATCACCTATCTGGTTGATGAAGGTGCGCGCATCTATGTTGAGCGTGTGAACATTCTCGGCAATGAAAAGACCCGTGACTTCGTCATCCGGCGCGAGCTTGGCTTTGCTGAAGGCGATCCGTTCAACCGCAGCATCATCAGCCGCGGCAAGACAGCGATCGAGGATCTTGGTTTCTTCTCTTCTGTCGATGTTTCGACCTCGCCGGGTAGTGCGGCTGACAAGATCGTCATCGACATTGCCGTGGTTGAAGATTCGACCGGTGATTATGGTGCGACTGTTGGTTATGCAACTGAAGGTGGCGTTCTGGGTGAGTTGTCGCTGACCGAGCGCAATTTCCTGGGCCGCGGGCAGTATGTGCGTGCCGCTATCGGTGCCAGCCAGTCGGGCCGCACGTTTGATTTCTCCTTCACTGAGCCACGGTTCATGGGGCTGAAGATCTCAACCGGTTTCGACATCTACAAGCGCGTCAATGATGAAACCACCGCCAGTTTCTATGGTTCCGATGTTGTCGGCGGCAAGATCCGTCTGGGTGTGCCGCTCACCAAGGAATTCTCATCCACATTCTTTGTTGGTCTAGAGAACACGCAATATACGGACAAAAAGGCACCTGCGTCGGTCATCGTCACTGACGGCGAAACCCGCAACAAGGTCTTTGTCGGTTACTCGTTGAACTATAACGGGGTCGATAGTGTCAAAAAGCCGACTGAGGGCCTGTATGCCAGTTTCTCGCAGCAATATGTCGGTTGGGACAATAATTACGTGAAGTCCGAATTGAAGGCGCGCTACTTCATGCCCCTGATGGAAGACTCCGGCTTTATCGCCAGCGTCAAGGGCCAGGTTGGCGTGGTCAACAGTGTCAATGGCACCGGCGTGAACCCGACGGAAACCTTCCTTCTGGGCCCAAGCCTGGTACGTGGTTTCGAAGGTCGTGGCTTTGGTCCGCGCCGGGCTTCGGGTGAAGCCCTCGGGTCCACCTATTATGCCGGTCTGTCGGCAGAGATTGAGTTCCCGTTCCCGGTATTGCCGGAATCCTATGGTCTGACAGGTGCTGTTTGGGCTGACGTCGGTTATGCCGGTGATGAATCCAGTGCAGGGCCGGCGGCTCAGACCGGGATTGCCCAGCAGGTGCGCTCCTCGATTGGTGCCTCGATTATCTGGGATTCACCGTTCGGTCCGCTGCGTGGCGATTTCGCTCACGTCCTGCAAAAGGACAGCGCCGACAAGACGCAGGTCTTCCAGCTAACCTTGAAGAGCTTGCTCTAACCCGGAACGCGTGACAAAGTTCATGAAACCGCGGCGCCAAACGCGCCGCGGTTTCTTTTTTTGAGTGATATAAATGGTTGATATCCGTTTCCATCCTTTTGCCGGCACGATGCCGCTGGAATCGCTTCTTCTGGGGGCAGGGCACCCCGAACTGGTTCCGGGCGATACTCTTGAACAAATCCAGGTAACTGGGGTCGACGAACTGGCCCATGCCGGGCCTGGTCACGTTGCACTTGCCGCCAACCGCAAATATGCGGCGGCCTTAAGCGAAACCAAAGCTGGTGTCGTGGTGATCGGCCGCGCCTTGCGCGACAAGGTGCCGGCTGGCACGCTGGCACTCGTTGCTGACGATCCGCATGGGGCCTTCGCTGATATTCTCGACCATCTCTATCCTGACGATACCCGCGCCATCCTGCGCAAACTGACTGATGAGGCGGGCGCAACGCCGGTCCTTGAGGCGGATGTAGTTATCAGTCCGGGTGCGGTAATCGGCCGAGGCGCAGAAATTGGTGCCGGTACGATTATCGGCCCCAATGCGGTGATCGGGGCCGGTGTTGCCATCGGGCGCAATGCGGTAATCGGGGCCAATGTCACGATTGAATGCAGCTATATCGGCAATAATGTTGTGGTGCACAGCGGCGCCCGTATCGGCTGCGAGGGCTTTGGCTGGCTCGACCACGGGCGTACTAATCGAAAAATTCCACAGCTTGGTCGCGTCATAGTGCAAGACAGGGTGGAGATCGGCGCAAATTCGACTATTGATCGGGGTGCGCTTGGGGATACGGTCATTGGTGAGGGGACCAAGATCGACAATCTGGTGCAGATTGGACATAACTGCCAGATTGGGCGGAACTGTCTGGTTGCGGCCATGTCTGGCCTTTCGGGCACCACCAATCTTGATGATGGTGTGCTTATGGGCGGCGGCACCGGTACATCGGGGCATCTGACCATTGGGGCGGGCACGGTCGTGCATGGCCGGGCCGCTGTCACCAAAGACTGGCCTGCGGGCTCAAAAATTGCCGGGGCTCCGGCCCAGGATATAAGGGATTTCTGGCGCGAAACTGCCGCGCTGCGACGTCTGACGAAAGGGGAAGAAAGTGAGTCTTGAGGAAACGGAACACGTTCCGGACGACGAGAAAAAGGCGGCTTTGACGCAGCTTGATCTCGATACGATTTTGAAATGTCTGCCTCACCGCTACCCGTTTTTGATGATCGACAAGATTATCGATATCGATGGTGATGAATCCGCCGTCGGCATCAAGAACGTCACCTATAACGAGCCTATCTTTCAGGGACATTTCCCTGGCAAGGCCGTTTTCCCCGGCGTGTTGATTGTCGAGGGCATGGCCCAGACGGCTGGTGCCATTGTGATCGCGGAGCAGTTGGCGGCTGGCAAGCGGTTTGTCGTTTACATGCTGACGATCGACAAGGCAAAATTCCGCAAGCCCGCTGTCCCCGGTGACAAGCTTGAATATCATATTCGCAAAATACACCGCCGCCGCAATGTCGGCCGCTATGAGGCAAAGGCCATTGTTGATGGCGTGGTCGTCGCTGAAGCGGAAATTGGCGCAATGATAAGCGAAGAGTGAGCTTGAGCTTGACCCAAGGTGAAATTCATCCGACGGCAATCGTCGAAGCCGGCGCCAAAATTGGCGCTGGCGTTAAGATCGGGCCCTTCTGCACAGTCGGGCCCGAAGTCATATTGCACGATGGTGTACAAGTTTTTGCGAATGTTTCTATCGCTGGGCGCACCGAAATCGGGCCCAATAGCCGCATTTTCCCGTTTGCCTCGGTCGGTCATCCACCGCAGGATTTGAAATATGAGGGCGAGCCGAGCCGGTTGGTGATCGGCGCCAATTGTACCATCCGCGAGAACGCGACCATCAATCCGGGCACGCGCGGCGGCGGTATGTTGACCTCGATCGGCGATAATTGCCTGCTGATGGCCAGCACGCACGTGGCGCATGACTGTATCGTGGGCAATAACGTGATCATCGCCAATTTTGGCGGTCTGGCCGGCCATTGTGTTACCGGCGATTTCGTCACTATTGGTGGCATGGTGGTGGTTCACCAGTTTGTGCGCATTGGTTCGCATGCCTTCATCGGTGCCCACAGCATGGTCGACAGCGATGTCATTCCCTACGGCATGGCGGTGGGCAATCGTGCGCGTTTGGCGGGTCTCAATCTTGTGGGCCTGAAGCGGCGCAAGTTTGAGCGTGAAGACATTCATACGCTCCGTGCTGCCTATCGCATGATCTTTTCGTCGGAGGGCACTTTGCGCGAACGCGTTGACGATGCCGCTGACCTGTTCAAGGGGCACGGTCTGGTTCAGGATGTCGTGAACTTTAT carries:
- the tsf gene encoding translation elongation factor Ts, producing MAITAAQVKELRELTGVGMMDCKNALQETNGDMDAAVDWLRTRGLAKAAKKAGRVAAEGLVGLQVEGTRGAVVEVNSETDFVARNEDFQTIVTNVAKLALAVDGDVAALGAASYPETGRTVSGEITEAVAKIGENLNLRRSAMVSVSDGVIGNYVHGSVAPGLGSIGILVGLESTGDKAVLEALGKQLAMHVAAASPTPLAILPEELDAALVERERALFKEQAIASGKPAEIAEKMVEGRMRKFYEEVCLLSQTFVIDGETKVADAIAAAEKDAGAPIKLSAFVRFAIGDGIEKEEGDFAAEVAATAGTR
- the pyrH gene encoding UMP kinase; the encoded protein is MVKSDYKRILLKVSGEALAGDQSYGISSGFLDKVAKQIVDLANRGVEIGIVIGGGNIFRGMAVAAKGGDRVIGDHMGMLGTVINALALGDAIRRNGGRSHVFSSVSMPSIADTFTQRGAIAAIEGGSVVICAGGTGNPFFTTDTAAALKAIELRCDVLLKGTKVDGVYSDDPATNPDAQRFEQISHDDVISRNLRVMDTAAFALARDNALPIIVYALDVKEGLVGVLEGEGKSTRIG
- the frr gene encoding ribosome recycling factor: MAEEFSIDALKSRMKKSIAALKDEFGGLRTGRASASLLEPVMVDAYGTKMPLNQVATVSVPESRMLSVQVWDNSMSGAVEKAIRESGLGLNPASEGAVIRVPIPELNEERRRELTKVANNYAEQARVAVRHIRRDGMDQLKKLEKDGDIGQDEGRTLSDQVQKVTDEAVSEIDGLLSTKEQEIMQV
- a CDS encoding isoprenyl transferase, whose translation is MPRDSVTGSLAQEAPALRIPRHLAVTMDGNGRWAIARGKPRTEGHRAGTDSLRRLVEYAIRYGVSYLTVFSFSSENWSRPRDEVNFIFGLLRRFVSSDLDKLVRNNVRIRVVGERAGLDTQILQLINKAENDTASNDGLTLVVAFNYGGKAEIVNAVRGLARQVQAGTLDPDEISEDMISGALYAADIPAPDVVLRTSGEQRFSNFLLWQSAYSELVFIEENWPDFDEACFVRVLEDFGRRERRFGGVGAG
- a CDS encoding phosphatidate cytidylyltransferase, whose product is MSALVLVPVTALVLYLGGVWFAALVGGVFAGAYREWEIMVTSRRPDLVGMVLIGLLALSALLFPLFGIFASILVLAVAVALALVAPSPARCWRAGGVAYLGIVIFTILSIRGTGHIGISAGVFLAASVWLTDSAAFFTGRHLGGVKLSPDISPSKTWSGALGGLAIGTLGGTLVWLVVTPSPWWIGTGFAALLSISGQLGDLAESAIKRRFRVKDSSDLIPGHGGLLDRLDSLTLATVVVFVIGGLHAGRDAVASGFLFW
- the rseP gene encoding RIP metalloprotease RseP, with translation MDFAYWLLSYLLPFLAVLTVIVFVHEMGHYLVARWNGVAIETFSIGFGRELLGWTDRAGTRWRIAMVPLGGYVRFVGDMNAASVPDGEASKGLPDAEAARLFHNKSVWQRIAVVVAGPFANFIFTFLVLYVLLLGYGRYTLPATIDDVIQGDVAATAGLLPGDEVVEVDGYRVRGFSDFQRLIATSPDRPVTVVVDRLGQNLTFVMTPQSTEIEDRFGNQQRIGRIGVSRQTEADDFTLYRPGPVEAVGLTLEEIRFIIDRTAAFLGDFFVGRGDLDQLGGPVKVAQVSGEVATLGVVALINLMALLSLNIGIFNLFPIPMLDGGHLLFYIIEAVRGRPLSMRVQEIGFRFGLAIVLSLTVFTLVNDLF
- the bamA gene encoding outer membrane protein assembly factor BamA, which produces MMHHSTLLRSLFVAFAFLVLAPLAGAGGLVFGVEAAQAQTVSRISVEGNSLVDDATVVSYLTVRVGDRAPSSEINASTNSLLASGLFDTVNVRLSGGVLRVSVSENPVVASVLFEGNQRFSDKELLSMVDTASRGVFTREGLSTDEQSIRIAYDQAGYTNVTVAARTEVLANQRVRVVFVVNEGERAGITAINFTGNNTYDSNQLKTVISTKESHWLSWLLRDDTYEEDKLAYDSELIRRFYADRGYPDAQVLSAVADFDTSKNAYFVNFTVSEGEYYSFGNIAIETSISGLDTGPLQSVVRTREGSRYSASRLQQSANEMAIRATEQGYAFADVRPRVERDVASHTFNITYLVDEGARIYVERVNILGNEKTRDFVIRRELGFAEGDPFNRSIISRGKTAIEDLGFFSSVDVSTSPGSAADKIVIDIAVVEDSTGDYGATVGYATEGGVLGELSLTERNFLGRGQYVRAAIGASQSGRTFDFSFTEPRFMGLKISTGFDIYKRVNDETTASFYGSDVVGGKIRLGVPLTKEFSSTFFVGLENTQYTDKKAPASVIVTDGETRNKVFVGYSLNYNGVDSVKKPTEGLYASFSQQYVGWDNNYVKSELKARYFMPLMEDSGFIASVKGQVGVVNSVNGTGVNPTETFLLGPSLVRGFEGRGFGPRRASGEALGSTYYAGLSAEIEFPFPVLPESYGLTGAVWADVGYAGDESSAGPAAQTGIAQQVRSSIGASIIWDSPFGPLRGDFAHVLQKDSADKTQVFQLTLKSLL
- the lpxD gene encoding UDP-3-O-(3-hydroxymyristoyl)glucosamine N-acyltransferase — translated: MVDIRFHPFAGTMPLESLLLGAGHPELVPGDTLEQIQVTGVDELAHAGPGHVALAANRKYAAALSETKAGVVVIGRALRDKVPAGTLALVADDPHGAFADILDHLYPDDTRAILRKLTDEAGATPVLEADVVISPGAVIGRGAEIGAGTIIGPNAVIGAGVAIGRNAVIGANVTIECSYIGNNVVVHSGARIGCEGFGWLDHGRTNRKIPQLGRVIVQDRVEIGANSTIDRGALGDTVIGEGTKIDNLVQIGHNCQIGRNCLVAAMSGLSGTTNLDDGVLMGGGTGTSGHLTIGAGTVVHGRAAVTKDWPAGSKIAGAPAQDIRDFWRETAALRRLTKGEESES
- the fabZ gene encoding 3-hydroxyacyl-ACP dehydratase FabZ; translation: MIDKIIDIDGDESAVGIKNVTYNEPIFQGHFPGKAVFPGVLIVEGMAQTAGAIVIAEQLAAGKRFVVYMLTIDKAKFRKPAVPGDKLEYHIRKIHRRRNVGRYEAKAIVDGVVVAEAEIGAMISEE
- the lpxA gene encoding acyl-ACP--UDP-N-acetylglucosamine O-acyltransferase, with the translated sequence MSLSLTQGEIHPTAIVEAGAKIGAGVKIGPFCTVGPEVILHDGVQVFANVSIAGRTEIGPNSRIFPFASVGHPPQDLKYEGEPSRLVIGANCTIRENATINPGTRGGGMLTSIGDNCLLMASTHVAHDCIVGNNVIIANFGGLAGHCVTGDFVTIGGMVVVHQFVRIGSHAFIGAHSMVDSDVIPYGMAVGNRARLAGLNLVGLKRRKFEREDIHTLRAAYRMIFSSEGTLRERVDDAADLFKGHGLVQDVVNFIATSSERSICMPRNGNHED